One part of the Truepera radiovictrix DSM 17093 genome encodes these proteins:
- the smpB gene encoding SsrA-binding protein SmpB, whose translation MIQNRRASFDYELLERFEAGLVLTGSEVKALRQGGVTLGEAYARVRGGEVWLEGLYIPPYKEASYNNHEPRRPRKLLLRAREIAEVQRALERKGLTLVPTKLYFKNGWAKLEVALGRGKKRFDKRQDAAKRDAQRQIERALKR comes from the coding sequence ATGATCCAGAACCGCCGTGCAAGCTTCGATTACGAGCTTTTAGAACGTTTTGAAGCGGGGCTCGTGCTTACAGGTAGCGAGGTCAAAGCGCTGCGCCAAGGGGGGGTGACGTTGGGGGAGGCGTATGCCCGCGTCCGCGGGGGGGAGGTGTGGCTCGAGGGCCTCTACATCCCCCCTTACAAAGAGGCGAGCTACAACAACCACGAACCGCGGCGCCCCCGCAAGCTGCTCCTTAGAGCGCGCGAGATCGCCGAGGTCCAGCGCGCCCTGGAGCGCAAGGGGCTCACGCTGGTGCCGACGAAGCTCTACTTCAAAAACGGCTGGGCGAAGCTCGAGGTGGCCCTGGGGCGTGGCAAAAAGCGTTTCGACAAACGCCAAGACGCCGCCAAACGCGACGCGCAGCGCCAGATCGAGCGGGCGCTCAAACGGTGA